Proteins encoded in a region of the Triticum dicoccoides isolate Atlit2015 ecotype Zavitan chromosome 3A, WEW_v2.0, whole genome shotgun sequence genome:
- the LOC119268156 gene encoding protein kinase and PP2C-like domain-containing protein isoform X3, with translation MFFEYFEPPNLADKIHVEEWSPSIQQVVTIASYLAKTLQYLQILGIVHRDIKPANILLDKDLLPHLADFGLAMYQKDIKSVSAENWKSSGKPTGGFYKKNMVGTLIYMAPEILRKDLHTEKSDVYSFAISINELLTGVVPYTDLRAEAQAHTILEMTYTEQQLTSAVVSQGLRPALALPESGSPPSLLSLIQCSWDSDPERRPSFGDIIEELNVIQKHLVTYSCPLSSGSVNLSRNRKAEVHHYQEALNWFNQGELLTKKANKLDYAVNPWSSSFDQSSVSVYRPTLSWGSFATCGRRETMEDTHFMLTCMSKEKDVHSFGIFDGHRGAAAAEFSVRAVPGFLKQFGHTASPIDALAEAFVRSDTAFREELIAHRKSKRIIQKDWHPGCTAVTALIVRNKLFVANAGDCRAILSRAGKPFPVTRDHVASCPKERERVIKEGAEVRWQIDTWRVGAAALQVTRSIGDDDLKPAVTALPEITETDLTADDEFLVMASDGLWDVVGNEDVLSIIKGTVKEPGMCSKRLATEASARGSKDNITVIVVFLRPVSTAERIY, from the exons ATGTTCTTCGAATATTTTGAGCCTCCAAACTTAGCAGACAAGATACATGTTGAGGAGTGGAGCCCTTCTATCCAGCAAGTGGTCACGATTGCCAGCTATCTAG CAAAGACTCTCCAATACCTACAAATTCTTGGGATAGTGCACAGAGATATAAAACCAGCAAATATTTTG CTAGATAAAGACCTCCTTCCACATCTAGCTGATTTTGGCTTGGCTATGTACCAGAAGGATATTAAAAGTGTTTCAGCTGAGAACTGGAAATCATCTGGCAAGCCTACCGGTGGTTTCTATAAAAAGAATATGGTTGGGACACTAATTTACATGGCACCAGAAATTTTGAGAAAGGATTTACATACAGAAAAATCAGATGTTTACAGCTTTGCAATATCAATAAA CGAGCTTCTTACTGGTGTTGTGCCTTACACTGATCTGCGAGCAGAAGCACAG GCACACACCATTCTTGAAATGACTTACACTGAACAGCAACTTACATCAGCTGTTGTTTCTCAAGGATTGCGCCCTGCTCTGGCCCTTCCAGAGTCTGGCTCTCCACCAAGTCTCTTGTCACTTATTCAGTGCAGCTGGGATTCTGATCCTGAACGAAGACCATCATTTGGAGATATAATTGAAGAGTTAAATGTAATACAGAAGCATTTAGTTACATATTCTTGCCCTCTATCATCTGGTTCAGTGAACTTGAGTCGAAACAGGAAGGCAGAAGTACACCATTATCAAGAAGCATTAAACTGGTTTAACCAAGGGGAACTGTTAACAAAGAAAGCAAACAAATTAGACTACGCAGTGAATCCTTGGTCTAGTTCATTTGATCAGTCCTCTGTCTCTGTGTATCGTCCAACTTTGAGCTGGGGATCTTTTGCAACATGTGGACGAAGAGAAACAATGGAAGATACTCATTTTATGCTTACCTGCATGTCTAAAGAAAAAGACGTGCATTCCTTTGGCATTTTTGATGGACACAGAG GTGCGGCAGCTGCTGAGTTTTCTGTCCGAGCAGTTCCTGGATTTCTCAAGCAATTTGGACACACTGCCAG CCCGATTGATGCCCTTGCAGAAGCATTTGTAAGGAGTGACACAGCATTTAGAGAAGAGTTAATTGCTCACCGGAAGTCAAAAAGGATAATCCAGAAAGACTGGCATCCTGGTTGCACGGCAGTGACAGCATTGATAGTGAGAAACAAACTTTTTGTAGCAAATGCTGGTGATTGCCGAGCAATTCTCAGCCGTGCTGGCAAACCATTTCCTGTGACTAGG gATCATGTTGCTAGTTGCCCCAAGGAAAGAGAGCGTGTTATAAAGGAAGGGGCTGAAGTCAGATGGCAAATAGATACATGGCGAGTCGGTGCAGCTGCTCTTCAG GTTACAAGGTCAATTGGTGATGACGATCTCAAGCCAGCAGTGACAGCATTGCCTGAGATAACTGAAACTGATTTAACAGCTGATGACGAGTTCCTG GTCATGGCTAGTGACGGACTCTGGGATGTGGTAGGCAACGAGGATGTCCTTTCCATCATCAAGGGCACTGTGAAAGAGCCTGGAATGTGCTCCAAGAGGCTGGCTACCGAGGCCTCAGCGCGGGGCAGCAAAGACAACATCACTGTTATCGTTGTCTTCCTTCGCCCTGTCTCCACAGCAGAACGAATATACTAG
- the LOC119268156 gene encoding protein kinase and PP2C-like domain-containing protein isoform X4 yields MSALAKHLNYQFDIALHCTVTAKTLQYLQILGIVHRDIKPANILLDKDLLPHLADFGLAMYQKDIKSVSAENWKSSGKPTGGFYKKNMVGTLIYMAPEILRKDLHTEKSDVYSFAISINELLTGVVPYTDLRAEAQAHTILEMTYTEQQLTSAVVSQGLRPALALPESGSPPSLLSLIQCSWDSDPERRPSFGDIIEELNVIQKHLVTYSCPLSSGSVNLSRNRKAEVHHYQEALNWFNQGELLTKKANKLDYAVNPWSSSFDQSSVSVYRPTLSWGSFATCGRRETMEDTHFMLTCMSKEKDVHSFGIFDGHRGAAAAEFSVRAVPGFLKQFGHTASPIDALAEAFVRSDTAFREELIAHRKSKRIIQKDWHPGCTAVTALIVRNKLFVANAGDCRAILSRAGKPFPVTRDHVASCPKERERVIKEGAEVRWQIDTWRVGAAALQVTRSIGDDDLKPAVTALPEITETDLTADDEFLVMASDGLWDVVGNEDVLSIIKGTVKEPGMCSKRLATEASARGSKDNITVIVVFLRPVSTAERIY; encoded by the exons ATGTCAGCTCTTGCAAAACACTTGAATTACCAATTTGACATTGCTTTACACTGTACTGTTACAGCAAAGACTCTCCAATACCTACAAATTCTTGGGATAGTGCACAGAGATATAAAACCAGCAAATATTTTG CTAGATAAAGACCTCCTTCCACATCTAGCTGATTTTGGCTTGGCTATGTACCAGAAGGATATTAAAAGTGTTTCAGCTGAGAACTGGAAATCATCTGGCAAGCCTACCGGTGGTTTCTATAAAAAGAATATGGTTGGGACACTAATTTACATGGCACCAGAAATTTTGAGAAAGGATTTACATACAGAAAAATCAGATGTTTACAGCTTTGCAATATCAATAAA CGAGCTTCTTACTGGTGTTGTGCCTTACACTGATCTGCGAGCAGAAGCACAG GCACACACCATTCTTGAAATGACTTACACTGAACAGCAACTTACATCAGCTGTTGTTTCTCAAGGATTGCGCCCTGCTCTGGCCCTTCCAGAGTCTGGCTCTCCACCAAGTCTCTTGTCACTTATTCAGTGCAGCTGGGATTCTGATCCTGAACGAAGACCATCATTTGGAGATATAATTGAAGAGTTAAATGTAATACAGAAGCATTTAGTTACATATTCTTGCCCTCTATCATCTGGTTCAGTGAACTTGAGTCGAAACAGGAAGGCAGAAGTACACCATTATCAAGAAGCATTAAACTGGTTTAACCAAGGGGAACTGTTAACAAAGAAAGCAAACAAATTAGACTACGCAGTGAATCCTTGGTCTAGTTCATTTGATCAGTCCTCTGTCTCTGTGTATCGTCCAACTTTGAGCTGGGGATCTTTTGCAACATGTGGACGAAGAGAAACAATGGAAGATACTCATTTTATGCTTACCTGCATGTCTAAAGAAAAAGACGTGCATTCCTTTGGCATTTTTGATGGACACAGAG GTGCGGCAGCTGCTGAGTTTTCTGTCCGAGCAGTTCCTGGATTTCTCAAGCAATTTGGACACACTGCCAG CCCGATTGATGCCCTTGCAGAAGCATTTGTAAGGAGTGACACAGCATTTAGAGAAGAGTTAATTGCTCACCGGAAGTCAAAAAGGATAATCCAGAAAGACTGGCATCCTGGTTGCACGGCAGTGACAGCATTGATAGTGAGAAACAAACTTTTTGTAGCAAATGCTGGTGATTGCCGAGCAATTCTCAGCCGTGCTGGCAAACCATTTCCTGTGACTAGG gATCATGTTGCTAGTTGCCCCAAGGAAAGAGAGCGTGTTATAAAGGAAGGGGCTGAAGTCAGATGGCAAATAGATACATGGCGAGTCGGTGCAGCTGCTCTTCAG GTTACAAGGTCAATTGGTGATGACGATCTCAAGCCAGCAGTGACAGCATTGCCTGAGATAACTGAAACTGATTTAACAGCTGATGACGAGTTCCTG GTCATGGCTAGTGACGGACTCTGGGATGTGGTAGGCAACGAGGATGTCCTTTCCATCATCAAGGGCACTGTGAAAGAGCCTGGAATGTGCTCCAAGAGGCTGGCTACCGAGGCCTCAGCGCGGGGCAGCAAAGACAACATCACTGTTATCGTTGTCTTCCTTCGCCCTGTCTCCACAGCAGAACGAATATACTAG